The sequence below is a genomic window from Arthrobacter sp. U41.
CCTCCCCCAGCACGTTGCCGATCTGCACGTGCACGGCCTCCACCGTGTCCGGCAGCCAGCCGGCTTCGCGGGCCGTGGCCATGACCATGCGCAGGTGCATGTTCTGCGGCGCGCCCACGACGTACAGGACGCGGTTGGCCTCCAGCTCGCGCACCCGGTACCGGATGGTGGCGAGGTCGGTGGTGCCGTAGCCGTAGCCGCCGTCGGACTTGCGGATGATCAGCGGCATGGGCAGGCCGTCGCGGCCGGTGAAGCCGGCCGGGAAGGTGCACAGGGCGCCGTCGCTGATCCGGGCGATGCCGCCCTCCTCGAGCTCCTGGCACAGCTGTGCAAGATGCGCGTCGTAGGAGCTTTCGCCGGCGATGTGGTCGTCGGTCAGGCTGATGCCGAGCATGGAGTAGATGGCGTTGAAGTAGCGCTTGGACTGGGCCACGAGCCGCTGCCAGACGGCGAAGGTTTCCTCGTCGCCGCCCTGCAGCGCCACCACGCGGAGGCGGGCGCGGGACGCGAAGCCGTCCTCATCCGTGGCGGAGGCGTCGAACTTGGCGCGGGCGGCCTGGTAGAAGGCGCTGGGGTCATCGACCAGCAGCGCCGCTTCCGGGGAGTCCTCGCCGATCTCCAGCCAGTGCTCGATCAGCATGCCGAACGGGGTGCCCCAGTCGCCGATGTGGTTCTGCCGGATCACGGTGTCGCCGAGGGCCTCGAAGACCTTCACGAGGCTGTCGCCCACCACCGTGGTGCGCAGGTGGCCGACGTGCATTTCCTTCGCGACGTTCGGGGAGGAATAGTCGACGACGACGCGCTGGGCTTCCGCTTCCGGCACGGCCGGGGTGCCGGGAGCCTCGGCGTTGAGCAGCTCTTCGATCCAGGTCCCGTCGAAGGTGAGGTTGATGAAGCCGGGTCCGGAGATCTCGACCGCGGTGCAGATCCCGTCCAGGTCAAGGTCTTCGACGATCCTGGCGGCGGCGTCGCGCGGTGCCATGCCGACCTTCTTGGCCAGTGCCATGGCGGCGTTGATCTGGATGTCCGCAAACTGCGAGGGCCGGACCACGGGGTCGGTCCCGCGGTACTCTTCGCCGAACGCGCTGGCAATTGCTGCCTGGACTCTGGGGACAACCATTTCGGCCGGATTATTCACACTGTTCAAATTATCAGTTCCGCTCCTCCCCCGACGCTCCCTCAGCTCTGGTGGCGGATCGGCCAACGCTCCCGCACGTCTGGCGGTCAAACAGCCAACGCTCCCGCAGATCTGGCCGCTAAAGAGCAAACGCTCCCGCACGTCCCGCCGTCGAACGGCAATGCCCCCACATCGTCCCAGCCGCGGGGCAGGGAGCCCCGCGGCCCGTGCGGTCAGATCTTCGTGGCCCGCAGGCGCAGCGCGTTGCTGATCACACTGACGGAGGACAGCGCCATCGCGGCGG
It includes:
- the argS gene encoding arginine--tRNA ligase translates to MVVPRVQAAIASAFGEEYRGTDPVVRPSQFADIQINAAMALAKKVGMAPRDAAARIVEDLDLDGICTAVEISGPGFINLTFDGTWIEELLNAEAPGTPAVPEAEAQRVVVDYSSPNVAKEMHVGHLRTTVVGDSLVKVFEALGDTVIRQNHIGDWGTPFGMLIEHWLEIGEDSPEAALLVDDPSAFYQAARAKFDASATDEDGFASRARLRVVALQGGDEETFAVWQRLVAQSKRYFNAIYSMLGISLTDDHIAGESSYDAHLAQLCQELEEGGIARISDGALCTFPAGFTGRDGLPMPLIIRKSDGGYGYGTTDLATIRYRVRELEANRVLYVVGAPQNMHLRMVMATAREAGWLPDTVEAVHVQIGNVLGEDGKILKSRSGAPVKLMALLEEAVDRARAVIDASRPELTDDERAVTARQVGIGAVKYADLSVGHDTEYVFDFDRMLALSGNTGPYVQYAAARIRSILRKAGVLERHTAIEVAGSEAAGAAFAGDAGTPAAGTDAAGTSAAVTAAGTDSDGGTPATRIAVVEPAERALALHLLEYGATLHKVREVLEPHRLCTYLFELAQLFTSFYDQCPVLKSEDSVRESRLALCALVLRRLSEGLDLLGIETPESM